Sequence from the Ooceraea biroi isolate clonal line C1 chromosome 2, Obir_v5.4, whole genome shotgun sequence genome:
TTGATTGaaggaagaaatatttatttataaaacaactTGAACGAATAACTTGTTGCTCTTTGCTTGTGTAACTGAACGTTCTGCAAGATTATTTTTTGTGCCGGTGTAAACATAACTATATAGCGCTTAGTGTTATGTGAATCGTGCCAAGTTTCAACCGGTTTCCTGAATTTTTGTATGAGAATATAGCCATAGAACATAATACAACAAAATCTTCGCACGCGATGACTACATTAAGCGGTTTCATCGAATTCTTCCAGAAGGGGAAGGTAAGGATTGCAATCATCTGTTATTCATGGTCACTCAGGTTGATTTAACCTAGAATTTAATTCCATTTGCAATCTGTAGTAAATTTGgtgtttttagttttatatcttgcaactattattataaaaatgtttattaatttacatgtgTGTTGTTGCAGACGTTTAGGCCGAAGAAGAGATTTGCTCATGGAACGCTGCGTTATTCTTTACACAAACAAGCACAAGCTTCTCTCAATTCCGGTATTAACTTAAGAGCGGTCGTAAAATTACCTCCTGGGGAAGATTTGAATGATTGGATCGCCGTTCACGGTAcggaaatattcaatattagtgtaaaaattaattactgtataaacattttgttaagaaaatattttagtatGTATCTTGCTTCAacattacttttatattatttaacaagaaaatatctttaatgttTTAGTCATACTAATataggaaatattttattcatattaaaagaacaatataacaataattaaaaatatttttctattgtaGTCGTGGActtttttaatagaataaaCCTTATATATGGTACTGTGTCGGAATACTGCGATTCGGCTTCCTGTCCAGCAATGAGCGGCGGGGCACGTTTTGAGTATCTCTGGGCGGAtggtgaaaaatataaaaaaccaACAGCATTACCAGCGCCACAGTATGTTGCTCTTCTTATGGATTGGACGGAGGctcaaattaataatgaaacagTCTTCCCCGTATCGACAGGTATTATTATTTggccattttatttttatttattaagtgaTATTGCAAGtgtatcaataattttattgcagatGTACCATTTCCGAAAACGTTTATACCCTTATGTAGAAAGATTTTGACGCGTCTCTTCAGAGTTTTCGTTCACGTATACATCCATCATTTCGATCGTATTGTAGCGATCGGAGCagtaagtatattatatatgcacatatgtcaaataataatgttattataagtATTCTGgctacacacgcgcgcgcgcgtgtacgcatATAAcgtatgtttttatataaatatataaactatggttaaatataataaataattttgtttttctttttaaagaaattattgactatacatattatatattactgtTCCAGGAAGCACATGTAAACACATGCTACAAGCATTTTTACTACTTTGTAACAGAGTTCGATTTAATAAATCCGAAGGAGTTGGAACCATTAGCTGAAATGACTGCCAAAGTTTGTAAAGATAGCGCTTCGCCAACTCAAACTACAGTACCGTCGAACAATCAAGGCAGATAGTTATCTTACGTTtgcaattaagaaaattaataattactatttttgTTGTTTACAGAAAAATCACGGAATCTCCAAGAATATTAGATTTATTTCGAATAAAGTAGAATATTTATGACATTCATGAATTATACCTACATCATGTAAAGGTAAATTGCTCTATCTTCATATTTTAGAGAGACAatctgttttatattataatttttaaagaactaatttttgtataaatgattttttacatttgttgTATATTGGAATGAAAGTTAactcgaaatttatttattaatatatcgatataaacattggatacattttatatgcttTTATACtgtttttaccttttttaaaaatatatactaaaaGCAATAATATAAGGGGGATTGTAATATCTTGTAAATGATAttgtcatttaaatattttcaatttaaaaaaagtcaaTAAAAGACATGTTTtatctctttaaaaaattcatattgcAATACTTAAAAAATAGTCATAGCTACAATACTTTATAagcatttcttttatattatatgtattctttatatatatatatatatatatatatatatatatatattgtattgtgTAATTAAGTCccaaatttatatgaaaaattttataaccgctatttatatattacatagatCATTGTAGCCAAGATGAATCTCAGCATTTGTTacagaatattaaatattgcatttttagAGAGCTGAAGATTATTGATATCTTCTGTGTCTTCTAGTCTTCTATAATAGTCTAGCGTCTTCCTTGTCTTTCAAAAATCAATCAAAGTAAAATCTAGATAATTGTAATTACCTAAAAGTTACTTgtaatttctttattctttacgtaaattttatttcagcatTTCTATTAGTATAACTGAGTGAAACatatgaattatataagaaCAATAGTCTGTACCAAAACGTGTGTTTGCTATTTCTGAAATTGAGTGCGAATATGTTGTCCTTggttagatataatatatgctaCCTATacaagaaatgtaaaaaaattaaattatcgcaAAATAATGTAGAAATGCAGTAAATAATaccattaatatttcaaatatctaCATGACGAATTATTGTTGCATCTGTATCGTATTAATTGTACTCTTGTAAAGTGTACAATGCTCATATAGAGTCTTATGTGTGTGAAAAATgcatatgataaaaatagaaattgtgTTTAGTTATCGCTATAGATTAAGTATGTAAGTATTTCGTGTGCAATAAcattcaaatattaatattaataagcaAGCAGATTCCAAATTTCTGCGaatatttgagaaataatttaattcacttTATTTCTACTCTATTATTCGCATATGCattttaacatgtttatttactttcatttGCATAACAAATCTCTCAGTTGATATTTAAACTGACAATTTTAATACacaattaacaaatttatattatttacataatttatatagttCGTAAAAGTTCGTTTCAATTTTCtggaaaatgttatttatgccAAAGCTTATTATGTGCTAATAACGAATAGCAATTAACatctatattaatatgtatacacaaatgagtgagaaagaaagagagaaagagtaaaattgtatattttgtcATTTTGTCTCTTAATTCTCAAGTGCAGACatggaattaaattattgatcaGATTCTTTATCTTTACGTCGATTAAATCTGACAATTTTCACACATCAGTCgcagtaaaatattaatgaattttaacATAAGTTTGAACATGTGCTAAAATCCATGCTTGTATTTGTAATGTGTTATATTTTAACACATTTAGAACAGTATCGGAAATTAATAGCGCTATCCGTGTCAAATACAGTCCACAAAAGTACAAATATTGATCAGATATTCCTATTTCATATTTACTGCTGGAACCTTTATAACAATGTAAACTGTATGTAtcgtgtaaataaaaatgttattagttatttatcgtttttaccaatttaaattaatattatttttatatcgaagCAACCTTTATTCCGCGTCATTAATCATGTGGCAATACTGGCAATTCCAATATTTAGTGAAGAACAGAAAGatgttttgtaataaaaattatacgaaaTCAGAAACAATCAGAAAGCAAAgctgttttattatcatttaccATATTGttctataatttatacataacagttcatctttcaaatatataaagacAAATTTAGTAAAGTAATACACATTTTGCAGAGCGTTTAATGcgtttaatatcaatttaattaaacttgtaacaatatcaatttaatttctgcagatttcatatttcttatttattaaatatgtgcGGTAAACATAATATCGagaaattattcgaaattttGACTGTTTATTTTCGCCAGGCAATACACGTGCGAGCACTTGCTTCGCAAATGTGTTTTCGCAAAATAAAACTACAATCTCATATGAGGGGGAAggtagaatatttatatattatcaacAACTGTATTCGCAGTTAAGTATCATCAATATATAGATGTATCTCGTAAGACGTGAAACGAACATATGTGTATCGTAGTTTTATTTCATCTCTAATTGATGTGCTAAAATTGATCGACCACCAATGTTTCGACGCGATTACATCCTGAGCCAGTACATGGCGTTACGAATGTTATTGTAATCCGACAAATTCTCGACGGGGCCAACTGCTGCGACCACCGGACAGTGATCGTAAATGTACTTCATGCCAATGTTGTGAATAGTTTCGACAGTTACTctctgaaatataaattatataatcatatactACTATAATATACATCTTTCGACTACGTTTAAGATACTTTGTTgtgcatataaatatagaaatttgctaaacattaaaaaaaatttataattaagatataaagATTGCCTTGTTGCACACATGACGCAtgtaattctaattaaatGCGAATCTACGTACATCTATCCTCGCCTCGAGCTCGTGAAGTGGGATACGGCGATTATAACACAACATTTGACGGCCAATGTCTTCGCAAATGGCAGTAGTGCCGTCCAACTGCAAGAACATATTAGTTTTGAGGATATTCTTCGCACGAGTTACTTCTTTCTCGGAAACTGTCGAGCACACTCTCATCCATTCATGTTGGACGTAAGACATCATGCTTTCGCATTGCATGGGATCACAAACAAAATATACACCCCACAGTCCTGTATCCTGCAAACGAGAAACGATAGGTACTtgttaatcaatttaatcatttcgtttctctacaaaattcctcctgaaaaaaaatttttaatactttatgaaaaaataaatattaacgtaattaagcttttaaaaataaaaaatatataaaaatgtattttctaactcttctctcttcttctcttggaatttcgtatttaaaataaaaaggatatTATCATGTACCATTACTTGTAAGTGTGCGTAAAGAAACATGTAATACATACCTTGTAGCACGTATTAAAGCTCTGGT
This genomic interval carries:
- the LOC105276808 gene encoding MOB kinase activator-like 3, encoding MTTLSGFIEFFQKGKTFRPKKRFAHGTLRYSLHKQAQASLNSGINLRAVVKLPPGEDLNDWIAVHVVDFFNRINLIYGTVSEYCDSASCPAMSGGARFEYLWADGEKYKKPTALPAPQYVALLMDWTEAQINNETVFPVSTDVPFPKTFIPLCRKILTRLFRVFVHVYIHHFDRIVAIGAEAHVNTCYKHFYYFVTEFDLINPKELEPLAEMTAKVCKDSASPTQTTVPSNNQGR